The Sphingobium sp. JS3065 genomic sequence TACGGCGCAAGGTCAAGCGGGACCAGCTGCTCACGCTGCTCGGCGAGCTGCAGCCATGCCTGATCGGCATCGAGGCGTGCGCGACGGCGCATCATTGGGCGCGTCAGCTCCAGGCACTTGGTCACGAGGTAAGGCTGATGCCGCCAGCCTATGTGAAGGCGTATGTGAAGCGGAACAAGAATGACGCAGCCGACGCCGAGGCGATCTGCGAGGCGGTGCGGCGGCCGACGATGCGGTTCGTACCGATCAAATCCGCCGACGCTCAGAGCGTGTTGATATTGCATCGTGCCCGCCATCTGCTGGTCCGGCAGCGGACCGCACAAGTCAGCGCGATGCGGGCGCACCTGGCGGAGTATGGGGTCATCGCGCCCAAGGGTCGCGCGCATGTTCGCGAGCTGGTCGAAGCGCTTGCCAGTGGCACGGCGCTGGTACCGGAGCTCGCACGCCAGACCCTGCTGCTGATCGCTGACATGATCGAGGGGCTGAGCGGGCAGATCCGCGCGATTGAGATCGAGTTGATGAGATGGCATCGCGCCACCATTGCTTCCCGTAGGCTGGAGACGATCCCCGGGATCGGGTTCATCACCGCCACCGCGCTCGCGGCAACCGTCGGCGACGCCCGCGTCTTCCGCTCGGGTCGCCAGTTCGCCGCATGGCTCGGGTTCGTACCCAAACAACACTCCTCGGGCGGCAAGGAGCGCATGGGTGGGATATCGAAGATGGGCGATCGCTATCTGCGCCATCTCCTCGTTGTCGGCGCCACTGCTGTCCTACGCTACACCCGCCGCAAGACGACGGCCGTCAGCATCTGGGCGGACCGGCTGCTGGAGCGCAAGCCGGCGAGACTGGTGAGCGTCGCTGTCGCTAACCTCTCTTATTCACGACGCTCGGTTTCGGGCCCGCTCTGGGCATTTGCTGCGGCTGGCTGTATTGCGCGGACGACCGGCATCGCTGGCGTTTGTTTCACCGCATTCGGATTGATGGGCTTTTCGGGTTGAAGGGCTGGGCTCGGAGTTCTGCGGCGCTGCCGCATGGGCTACGTCGGCGCAGGCTTCAGCCGGAGAACGAGGGCGCGGAACAGGTCGGCATCCGGACAGGCGGAAGCGAAGGCAATGCGGATGCGGCTAGCACTTTCTACGACG encodes the following:
- a CDS encoding IS110 family transposase, which codes for MEITTIGLDIAKNVFQVHGVDCEGKVVLRRKVKRDQLLTLLGELQPCLIGIEACATAHHWARQLQALGHEVRLMPPAYVKAYVKRNKNDAADAEAICEAVRRPTMRFVPIKSADAQSVLILHRARHLLVRQRTAQVSAMRAHLAEYGVIAPKGRAHVRELVEALASGTALVPELARQTLLLIADMIEGLSGQIRAIEIELMRWHRATIASRRLETIPGIGFITATALAATVGDARVFRSGRQFAAWLGFVPKQHSSGGKERMGGISKMGDRYLRHLLVVGATAVLRYTRRKTTAVSIWADRLLERKPARLVSVAVANLSYSRRSVSGPLWAFAAAGCIARTTGIAGVCFTAFGLMGFSG